In Armatimonadota bacterium, the genomic stretch AGCGAACTGGTGGGTTACTCCCCGGCCGCGGCCGACCAGCCTGAAACGCATGGCACCACGGTGCTCGCCATGCGGTTTGATTCCGGTGTGATTGTGATGGCCGACCGGCGTGCGACCATGGGCAATTTGATCATGTTCGACAAGGCCGAGAAGGTCTTTGCTTTGGACGATTCCACCGTGGTCGCGATCAGCGGAAGCTTCGCTCGTAGCATCGAAATCTGCCGGTTGCTCAAGCACAGCTTCAAGTACTACCGACGGATGCATCTCAACGAGATGTCGGTTGAAGGGAAGTTGCAGGAAATCTCGAAGGCACTCTCTAACAATCTCGGAATGGCGATGAACGGCATCGGTGTATTTGTGCCGATCCTAGCGACCTACGATGCCAAGAAGGACCAGTTTGGCGTCTACTTCTTCGACACCGCTGGGGCGAGATTCGAAAATGGCCAATTTGCCGCTGCAGGGTCCGGTTCAGAGAGGATTCGCGGAATCTTCGACTACATTTCCGAAACCGTTGGTGAATTTGAATCCAGGTCGCTTGTCGATGTCTTGACCGATGGACTGAAAATGCTCCGGATTGCCGCTGATCTTGACTCAGCCACCGGCGGAATCAGTAAGAATCCACCCGTGATCCGCGTCTTGACTAAAGAAGGCAATCATCCGATCGACGCCAAGGTTCTGGAGAAGGCACTCAAAGCAGCGGCGAAGTAAAACTCAGTCGTTGTTGATGATCTTCACCAGCGTCGGCCACTTTGATTTGAGGTCAGACAGCAGTGGCGAATTCGCACGGATCATGGCCAGAGCGTCGAGGTCAACTTCGCTCACCAAGAGGTGGGGTTCGAGCATCGGACTCTTGGCGATGACCTCACCTTCTGCATCAGTGATGCTAGAGACTCCTGCGAAACCCTTGCCACCCTCGAATCCGCAGAGCATCGAATTCAGAACATAGATCGAATGTTCTTCCGCGATTCCCTTGAGCAGTCTTTCGTACCGCTCGACATTGCCTGGGACTTCGCCCTTAAACCCTCTTGCTGGAGATGCACTGGGAACAAGCAGGACTTGTGCGCCTTGAAGCGCGACTAGAGTTGGCATGATCGAATGCCAGATATCTTCGCAGATCAGAATCGCGACTTTGCCGAACCGGGTATCGAAAACCGGCAGCTCGGTCCCTCGTGAGACAAATCGGTCCTCGTCAAAGGTGCCGTAAGTCGGCAAGAAGATCTTGCGATAGATTTGCACCAGCTTCAATTCGCCCTGGATCAGGCTGAAGTATGCGGCGGAATTGTAAAGCAGTTCC encodes the following:
- a CDS encoding proteasome subunit alpha codes for the protein MQIPSPKTFSELVGYSPAAADQPETHGTTVLAMRFDSGVIVMADRRATMGNLIMFDKAEKVFALDDSTVVAISGSFARSIEICRLLKHSFKYYRRMHLNEMSVEGKLQEISKALSNNLGMAMNGIGVFVPILATYDAKKDQFGVYFFDTAGARFENGQFAAAGSGSERIRGIFDYISETVGEFESRSLVDVLTDGLKMLRIAADLDSATGGISKNPPVIRVLTKEGNHPIDAKVLEKALKAAAK
- a CDS encoding beta-ureidopropionase yields the protein MRFLAGCAQFAPKKADVRANLDSIAQFVREAAAAKVDVLVFPESSTSGYYLEGGVLECSLTASALQSELASRLGGLNSDIDFCLGFYEEHEELLYNSAAYFSLIQGELKLVQIYRKIFLPTYGTFDEDRFVSRGTELPVFDTRFGKVAILICEDIWHSIMPTLVALQGAQVLLVPSASPARGFKGEVPGNVERYERLLKGIAEEHSIYVLNSMLCGFEGGKGFAGVSSITDAEGEVIAKSPMLEPHLLVSEVDLDALAMIRANSPLLSDLKSKWPTLVKIINND